A stretch of the Rhinoderma darwinii isolate aRhiDar2 chromosome 3, aRhiDar2.hap1, whole genome shotgun sequence genome encodes the following:
- the LOC142750535 gene encoding olfactory receptor-like protein OLF4, translating into MDNQTIALGFEIIAFSSDGGRQPLLFIVFFLMYLTGVLENAIIFTLVLTDQQLHTPMYVFLMNLSTVDMFYLSIPLPKLMYILLTGDNFIKFSHCYLQMSLYNFICSTEIFLLSVMAFDRYVAICKPLHYSLIMHKKNIALFLVITWVSGGINSLFVMAFAFLLSFCDSHKIHHFYCDSKALTKIACSSEFFSIVLYTETSILTIFPFVLSLSSYGKIVKSILHIKSAQSRRKTFSTCSSHLAVLTIFYGTTMCAYLSSGNSELLDQMFSVLYTAVTPMLNPLIYSLQNKEVTSALHRTLVKIGNISR; encoded by the coding sequence ATGGACAACCAAACGATAGCCCTTGGCTTTGAGATCATAGCGTTTTCCAGTGATGGCGGGAGGCAACCGCTTCTGTTCATTGTCTTCTTTTTGATGTACCTGACCGGAGTTCTAGAGAATGCAATAATCTTTACACTTGTATTAACTGACCAACAATTACACACTCCTATGTACGTATTTCTAATGAATCTTTCAACTGTTGATATGTTTTACCTGTCGATTCCCCTCCCAAAACTAATGTACATTCTTCTTACTGGAGACAATTTTATCAAATTTTCTCATTGCTACCTTCAAATGTCTTTGTATAATTTTATTTGTAGCACAGAAATCTTTTTGCTGTCTGTTATGGCTTTTGATCGTTATGTGGCTATATGTAAACCCTTACACTACAGTCTTATCATGCATAAGAAAAACATTGCACTTTTTTTGGTTATTACCTGGGTTTCGGGTGGTATAAATTCATTATTTGTGATGGCGTTTGCGTTCCTTTTATCATTTTGTGATTCACATAAAATTCACCACTTCTATTGTGACAGTAAAGCACTCACAAAAATTGCTTGTTCTTCAGAGTTCTTTAGCATAGTACTTTATACAGAGACTTCTATTCTTACAATTTTTCCTTTCGTGCTTAGCTTGTCATCCTATGGCAAAATTGTTAAGAGTATTTTGCACATTAAATCAGCACAAAGTCGAAGGAAGACGTTCTCTACATGTTCCTCCCACCTTGCTGTTCTTACAATCTTTTATGGTACAACCATGTGTGCATATTTATCCTCGGGAAATTCAGAACTACTCGATCAGATGTTTTCAGTCTTGTATACTGCAGTGACTCCCATGCTAAATCCATTAATATACAGTTTACAAAACAAAGAGGTAACCAGCGCTCTGCATCGGACTCTTGTAAAGATAGGAAATATATCTAGATAG